The Acidobacteriota bacterium genome includes a region encoding these proteins:
- a CDS encoding phytanoyl-CoA dioxygenase family protein, translated as MAQAATTQLERPDAGTRARSAPDRLTETRQPFDLSDAVTLEVERLDMAQNVHDMQEQGYTILRDVAPPEFTDRLRATCLRLAEETEGRAKGRSAALLLGRDPIFEDVVLRPKIQALVEIMCGKGALLSQLICSVRPLGAAKLPLHADQNWLPAPFPVHNQLLTLCWACDEFTEVGGCTKVIPGTHRLRRHPNEEEVATEPGAIPTECPAGSVVVWDGSIWHGNYPRAIPGERVVLHITFSRLALRPVEDYSHLDEGWLEDKPWPLRVMLGREDFLGSTTIARGHADYTHLVRTFNWAKT; from the coding sequence ATGGCGCAGGCCGCGACCACGCAGCTCGAACGACCGGACGCCGGTACCAGGGCGCGGTCCGCGCCGGATCGCCTGACCGAGACCCGGCAGCCGTTCGACCTCTCGGATGCCGTCACCTTGGAGGTGGAGCGCCTCGACATGGCGCAGAACGTCCACGACATGCAGGAACAGGGCTACACGATTCTGCGCGACGTGGCGCCGCCCGAGTTCACCGACCGTTTGCGGGCAACCTGTCTGCGCCTGGCGGAGGAGACGGAGGGTCGTGCGAAGGGTCGGTCGGCTGCGCTCCTGCTTGGCCGTGACCCGATCTTCGAGGATGTCGTCCTGCGGCCGAAGATCCAGGCCCTGGTCGAGATCATGTGCGGCAAGGGGGCCCTGCTCTCCCAGTTGATCTGCAGCGTCCGACCTTTGGGCGCGGCGAAACTGCCTTTGCACGCGGACCAGAACTGGCTGCCGGCCCCGTTCCCGGTGCACAACCAGCTCCTGACCCTGTGCTGGGCATGCGACGAGTTCACCGAGGTCGGCGGCTGCACCAAGGTCATTCCGGGGACCCACCGTCTGCGCCGCCACCCGAACGAGGAGGAAGTCGCGACCGAGCCCGGCGCGATTCCGACGGAGTGCCCGGCGGGTTCCGTCGTGGTCTGGGACGGTTCGATCTGGCACGGCAACTACCCGCGCGCGATTCCCGGAGAGCGCGTCGTGCTGCACATCACGTTCTCCCGTCTGGCGCTGCGCCCGGTGGAGGACTACAGCCACCTGGACGAGGGGTGGCTCGAGGACAAGCCCTGGCCGCTACGGGTGATGCTGGGCCGGGAGGACTTCCTGGGTAGCACGACGATCGCGCGCGGGCACGCGGACTACACGCATCTCGTGCGCACCTTCAACTGGGCAAAGACCTAG
- a CDS encoding DUF5916 domain-containing protein — protein sequence MSRPRQFASALALAFVAAGPAAGIQEAASGAGRPTMAATRVEQGPNVDGDLSDRAWQVSDVGTDFMQHEPLDGVPATEQTEVRVVFTDSTIFFGITAFDAEPDAIIAKEMERDSRIFQDDSIILLLDTFHDRRNAYAFETNLNGARTDTLVTDEGRDLNLEWDGIWSVASRKTAAGWTTEIAIPISTLRFDPAAPAWGFNVQRYIAHKREMTHWSGLPREVSVLGQIGSEVQPVHRVSMAGELTGLTGLSQSAQLQIKPYAIGDVSEDPRLDLDPATDGDYGLDLKWGVTRSLALDLTYNTDFAEVEVDELQTNLTRFSLYFPEKRDFFLENAGIFDFGPPHRRFYEPPVLKAFFSRRVGLDAGRQVPIDWGARLTGRVGGWDIGVLRVATAGLKRDDGTLPPNAFTVARLKRNVGERSSVGAMLTEAAPDGELANRVAGVDFVYKPDPKVIFGGFWSSSGISEEPSASSGNATSGDFADAGESAYGFNFDYQGRSLTVFLDAQEIEKDYDPRAGFLLRRNVRHLNPLIQWQPRIERGPVRAWFTELYVDYYETLDNGELETRRIQFSPIGMRMTTEDRWRLGYVNETENLVAPFEVSPGVVIPPGRYEFDTIEVASFTNQSRLFGFRGLIGTGDFYNGTQTSGRVTFTLRLSKNLQTETRWVFNDVELPQGAFDVGLYSQIVNFTFTPNLRLNTVVQYNDLSGDLGTNIRLHWIYKPGSDLFVVYNENWMAEDLRYRQSTHREIAVKFTYLIQP from the coding sequence ATGTCGAGGCCGAGGCAGTTCGCCAGTGCACTTGCGCTCGCTTTCGTGGCAGCGGGGCCGGCCGCCGGCATCCAGGAAGCAGCGTCCGGCGCCGGGCGTCCGACGATGGCTGCCACCCGGGTCGAGCAGGGTCCCAACGTCGATGGCGACCTGAGCGACCGGGCCTGGCAGGTCTCCGACGTCGGCACCGACTTCATGCAGCACGAACCGCTCGACGGCGTGCCGGCGACCGAGCAGACGGAAGTGCGTGTCGTGTTCACGGACAGCACGATCTTCTTCGGCATCACCGCCTTCGACGCGGAGCCGGACGCGATCATCGCGAAGGAGATGGAGCGCGACAGCCGCATCTTCCAGGACGACTCGATCATCCTGCTCCTCGACACCTTCCACGACCGGCGGAACGCATACGCCTTCGAAACGAACCTGAACGGCGCAAGGACCGACACCCTGGTCACGGACGAAGGTCGCGACCTGAACCTGGAATGGGACGGCATCTGGTCCGTCGCGTCCCGGAAGACCGCTGCAGGGTGGACCACCGAGATCGCGATTCCCATCTCGACGCTCCGTTTCGATCCGGCCGCTCCGGCCTGGGGCTTCAACGTCCAGCGCTACATCGCCCACAAGCGCGAGATGACCCACTGGTCCGGTCTGCCGCGCGAAGTCAGTGTCCTCGGGCAGATCGGCTCCGAAGTCCAGCCCGTGCACCGGGTGTCCATGGCCGGAGAACTGACCGGGCTGACCGGACTCAGCCAGTCGGCGCAGCTTCAGATCAAGCCCTACGCCATCGGCGACGTCAGCGAGGATCCGCGCCTCGACCTGGACCCGGCCACCGACGGCGACTACGGTCTGGACCTGAAGTGGGGCGTCACCCGTTCCCTGGCCCTTGACCTGACCTACAACACGGACTTCGCCGAGGTCGAAGTCGATGAGCTGCAAACGAATCTCACCCGGTTCTCCCTCTACTTTCCCGAGAAGCGCGACTTCTTCCTCGAGAACGCGGGGATCTTCGACTTCGGCCCTCCTCACCGCCGTTTCTACGAACCGCCGGTGCTCAAGGCGTTCTTCTCACGACGGGTCGGTCTGGATGCGGGGCGGCAGGTACCGATCGACTGGGGGGCTCGCCTTACCGGGCGAGTGGGCGGCTGGGACATCGGCGTGCTGCGGGTCGCGACGGCCGGCCTCAAAAGGGACGATGGAACGTTGCCTCCGAACGCGTTCACGGTCGCCCGCCTGAAGCGCAACGTCGGCGAGCGGTCGTCGGTCGGCGCGATGCTCACCGAAGCGGCCCCGGACGGCGAACTCGCGAACCGGGTCGCGGGCGTCGACTTCGTCTACAAGCCGGACCCGAAGGTGATCTTCGGCGGCTTCTGGTCCAGCAGCGGCATCAGCGAGGAGCCGTCGGCCAGTTCCGGGAACGCCACGTCAGGCGATTTCGCCGACGCCGGTGAATCGGCCTACGGATTCAACTTCGATTACCAGGGCCGCAGCCTGACGGTGTTCCTGGACGCCCAGGAGATCGAAAAGGACTACGACCCCAGGGCCGGCTTCCTCCTGCGCCGGAACGTCCGCCATCTGAACCCGCTGATCCAGTGGCAGCCCCGGATCGAACGGGGTCCCGTCCGCGCCTGGTTCACTGAACTGTACGTCGACTACTACGAGACGCTCGACAACGGCGAGTTGGAAACCCGGCGGATCCAGTTCTCGCCCATCGGCATGCGAATGACCACCGAGGACCGGTGGCGGCTGGGCTACGTCAACGAAACGGAGAACCTGGTCGCGCCCTTCGAAGTGTCGCCGGGAGTCGTGATTCCGCCGGGGCGCTACGAGTTCGACACCATCGAGGTCGCCAGCTTTACCAACCAGAGCCGCCTGTTCGGCTTCCGCGGGCTGATCGGCACCGGCGACTTCTACAACGGTACCCAGACCTCCGGCCGCGTCACCTTCACTCTCCGCCTCTCGAAGAACCTGCAGACGGAAACCCGCTGGGTCTTCAACGACGTCGAACTCCCCCAGGGCGCGTTCGACGTCGGCCTCTACAGCCAGATCGTCAACTTCACGTTCACCCCGAACCTGCGCCTCAACACGGTCGTCCAGTACAACGATCTCTCCGGCGACCTCGGAACGAACATCCGCCTGCACTGGATCTACAAGCCGGGCTCCGACCTGTTCGTCGTCTACAACGAGAACTGGATGGCCGAGGACCTCCGCTACCGCCAGAGCACGCACCGCGAGATCGCGGTGAAGTTCACCTACCTGATCCAGCCGTAG
- a CDS encoding DUF5916 domain-containing protein, producing MKRSLPATVGLLGFLAGAPVAGQEQPEAGAERPSMAATRVERGPNVDGNLSDAVWAQAEVGTNFIQHEPLDGVPATEQTEVRVVFTDSTIYFGITAFDANPDAIIAREMERDSRIFQDDSIILLLDTFYDRRNAYAFETNLNGARTDTLVTDEGRDLNLEWDGIWQSAARRTGFGWTVEIALPISTLRFDPAAPAWGFNVQRYIAHKREMTHWSGLPREVGTLGQVGSQVLPVHRVSMAGELTGLAGLSQSAQLQIKPFVIGDVSEDPRLDVDPASDGDYGLDLKWGVTRSLALDLTYNTDFAEVEVDELQTNLTRFSLYFPEKRDFFLENAGIFDFGPPHRLFYEPPVLKTFFSRRVGLDEGEQVPIDWGARLTGRVGGWNLGVLRVATAGIARDDGQLPANAFTVARLKRNVGRRSSVGAMITETAPDGAAANRVVGVDFDYKPTSTLGFGGFWTSSGASEEAAGAGGSSDSGEAAYGFNFDYQGRELTVYLDAQDIEEDYHPAAGFLLRKNVRHLNPMIQWLPRIERGFVRTWFTEIRADYYETLDGGELESRQIEISPIGMRTTSEDRWRLGYLHETENLVEPFEVSPGVVIPPGYYEFDALRFSIYSNQSRFFGLRSRIAVGDFYTGTQVSGRTTINFKFSKHIQTETRWVFNNIELPQGAFDIGLYSQLVNFTFTPNLRLNTIVQYNDLSGDLGTNIRLHWIYKPGSDLFVVYNENWMAEDLRYRQSTHRQIAVKFTYLIQP from the coding sequence GTGAAACGGAGCCTGCCCGCGACCGTGGGCCTGTTGGGTTTCCTCGCGGGCGCCCCCGTCGCCGGTCAGGAGCAGCCGGAAGCTGGCGCCGAGCGCCCGAGCATGGCCGCGACCCGCGTCGAACGGGGGCCGAACGTCGACGGCAACCTGAGCGACGCCGTCTGGGCCCAGGCGGAAGTCGGGACGAACTTCATCCAGCACGAACCGCTCGACGGCGTGCCGGCGACCGAACAGACGGAAGTTCGTGTCGTGTTCACCGACAGCACGATCTACTTCGGCATCACCGCCTTCGACGCGAACCCCGACGCGATCATCGCCAGGGAGATGGAGCGCGACAGCCGCATCTTCCAGGACGACTCGATCATCCTGTTGCTCGACACCTTCTACGATCGGCGCAACGCCTACGCTTTCGAGACGAACCTCAACGGCGCCCGCACCGACACCCTGGTCACCGACGAAGGTCGCGACCTGAACCTGGAGTGGGACGGCATCTGGCAGTCCGCCGCGCGGCGAACCGGCTTCGGCTGGACGGTGGAGATCGCGCTTCCCATCTCCACCCTCCGGTTCGATCCGGCCGCTCCGGCCTGGGGATTCAACGTGCAGCGCTACATCGCCCACAAGCGCGAGATGACCCACTGGTCGGGCCTGCCACGCGAGGTCGGCACGCTCGGGCAGGTCGGCTCCCAGGTCCTGCCCGTACACCGGGTGTCGATGGCGGGAGAACTCACCGGGCTCGCCGGGTTGTCTCAGTCAGCGCAACTTCAGATCAAGCCCTTCGTCATCGGTGACGTCAGCGAGGACCCGCGCCTCGACGTCGACCCGGCCTCCGACGGCGACTACGGTCTCGACCTGAAGTGGGGCGTCACCCGCTCTCTGGCGCTCGACCTGACCTACAACACGGACTTCGCCGAAGTCGAGGTCGACGAACTGCAGACGAACCTGACCCGGTTCTCGCTGTACTTCCCGGAGAAGCGCGACTTCTTTCTGGAGAACGCCGGCATCTTCGACTTCGGTCCTCCCCACCGGCTCTTCTACGAGCCTCCCGTGCTCAAGACCTTCTTCTCGCGCCGGGTCGGCCTGGACGAGGGGGAACAGGTCCCGATCGACTGGGGCGCCCGCCTGACCGGACGGGTCGGAGGCTGGAACCTCGGGGTTCTTCGGGTCGCGACTGCCGGAATCGCAAGAGACGACGGGCAGCTTCCGGCCAACGCGTTCACCGTCGCCCGCCTCAAGCGCAACGTGGGCCGGCGCTCGTCGGTCGGCGCGATGATCACCGAAACGGCGCCCGACGGCGCGGCGGCGAACCGGGTCGTCGGCGTCGACTTCGACTACAAGCCCACGTCCACGCTCGGCTTCGGCGGCTTCTGGACGAGTAGCGGCGCCAGCGAGGAAGCGGCCGGCGCCGGCGGATCCAGCGACTCCGGAGAGGCCGCCTACGGCTTCAACTTCGACTACCAGGGCCGCGAACTGACCGTCTACCTCGACGCTCAGGACATCGAAGAGGACTACCACCCCGCGGCAGGGTTCCTGCTGCGGAAGAACGTCCGTCACCTGAACCCGATGATCCAGTGGTTGCCTAGGATCGAACGAGGCTTCGTCCGGACCTGGTTCACGGAGATCAGGGCCGACTACTACGAGACCCTGGACGGGGGCGAGCTGGAATCCCGCCAGATCGAGATATCACCGATCGGCATGCGGACAACGAGCGAGGACCGTTGGCGGCTGGGCTATCTCCACGAGACTGAGAACCTGGTGGAACCCTTCGAAGTCTCGCCGGGAGTCGTGATTCCGCCCGGCTACTACGAATTCGACGCTCTGCGGTTCTCCATCTACAGCAACCAGAGCCGCTTCTTCGGCCTGCGCTCCCGCATCGCCGTCGGCGACTTCTACACCGGTACGCAAGTGTCCGGCCGCACCACGATCAACTTCAAGTTCTCGAAGCACATTCAGACCGAGACCCGATGGGTCTTCAACAACATCGAACTTCCCCAGGGCGCCTTCGACATCGGCCTCTACAGCCAGCTCGTGAACTTCACCTTCACGCCGAATCTGCGGCTCAACACGATCGTCCAGTACAACGATCTCTCCGGCGACCTCGGCACGAACATCCGCCTACACTGGATCTACAAGCCCGGCTCGGACCTGTTCGTCGTCTACAACGAGAACTGGATGGCCGAGGACCTGCGCTACCGCCAGAGCACGCACCGCCAGATCGCGGTGAAGTTCACCTATCTGATCCAGCCATGA
- a CDS encoding MBL fold metallo-hydrolase — MPDEQHPSLLALAERAWRGELDLQFEHHPVHRYYPGSCRLTDGLLGFKGIAGFYVIDSGDGLVMLDAGHLLDVKRCFEETRRVWPETPVVAAIYSHHHVDHVFSVTAFDVEADERGWPRPTVYAHERVPAHFDRYRATLGWNTAINRRQFAIDAPHYRWPDSYRYPDVLYRSNLTFRRGELTFELTHGRGETDDITWTWIPERRVLHAGDLFIWAVPNAGTPQKVQRYVGDWADSLERMVPLGAEILLPGHGLPILGADRVRRALDGTARYLRSIEEQSVAAMNRGLSLDQVVQAVEPPADLADEPYLQPVYDDPSFLVRMVWRRYGGWWDGEFDNVVPATKKEQAEAWVELAGGIDRVIERALAASSGGDHAVACHLIEAVQHASPGNVEVHEARAAIYRANAGAQVSSMARNILNHAALASDRGRRDLVSDE; from the coding sequence ATGCCCGACGAACAGCACCCGAGTCTTCTCGCTCTGGCGGAGCGCGCCTGGCGCGGCGAACTGGACCTTCAGTTCGAACACCACCCGGTTCACCGCTACTACCCGGGCTCCTGCCGGCTCACGGACGGTCTGCTCGGCTTCAAGGGCATCGCCGGCTTCTACGTCATCGACAGCGGCGACGGGCTGGTGATGCTCGACGCCGGCCACCTGCTCGACGTGAAGCGCTGCTTCGAGGAAACGAGAAGGGTATGGCCCGAGACGCCGGTCGTCGCCGCGATCTACTCGCACCACCATGTGGATCACGTGTTCTCGGTCACTGCGTTCGACGTGGAGGCGGACGAGCGCGGGTGGCCGCGGCCGACGGTCTACGCCCACGAGCGGGTGCCGGCGCACTTCGACCGCTACCGCGCGACGCTCGGCTGGAACACGGCGATCAACCGTCGCCAGTTCGCGATCGACGCGCCTCACTACCGCTGGCCGGACAGCTACCGGTACCCGGATGTCCTCTACCGCAGCAACCTGACCTTCCGGCGCGGCGAGCTGACCTTCGAGCTGACCCACGGCCGCGGCGAGACGGACGACATCACCTGGACTTGGATTCCGGAGCGCCGCGTTCTCCACGCCGGCGACCTGTTCATCTGGGCGGTGCCGAACGCCGGCACCCCGCAGAAGGTGCAGCGCTACGTCGGCGACTGGGCGGACAGCCTGGAGCGGATGGTGCCGCTCGGTGCCGAGATCCTCCTCCCGGGGCACGGCCTGCCGATCCTCGGCGCGGACCGGGTGCGCCGGGCACTGGACGGCACGGCGCGGTACCTGCGTTCGATCGAAGAACAGAGCGTGGCGGCGATGAACCGGGGGCTGAGCCTCGACCAGGTGGTCCAGGCGGTGGAGCCTCCCGCCGACCTCGCCGACGAGCCCTACCTGCAGCCGGTGTACGACGATCCGAGCTTCCTCGTGCGGATGGTCTGGCGGCGCTACGGCGGCTGGTGGGACGGCGAGTTCGACAACGTCGTGCCGGCGACGAAGAAAGAGCAGGCCGAGGCCTGGGTCGAACTGGCAGGCGGGATCGATCGGGTGATCGAGCGGGCGCTGGCTGCCTCGTCGGGCGGCGACCACGCCGTGGCCTGCCACCTGATCGAAGCCGTGCAGCACGCGTCTCCCGGGAACGTCGAAGTCCACGAGGCCCGGGCAGCCATCTACCGGGCCAACGCCGGCGCGCAGGTGTCGTCCATGGCGCGCAACATCCTGAACCATGCGGCGCTGGCCAGCGACCGGGGCCGGCGGGATCTCGTATCGGATGAATGA